One Ctenopharyngodon idella isolate HZGC_01 chromosome 3, HZGC01, whole genome shotgun sequence genomic window, GTTATTGCTGGCACTGTTTTCACCTGCCCCTGTGTATTGCATGTCTCCTGTGCATGATGTGTATTGAATGTATCACTCACAGAACTGTGCATTACCTTTGTGGGTCTACCCCTTTCCAAGATGTCCATTTTAATAAACAACCAAATGGACCCAGATGCCCAAGCTGATGGGGTTGACTATAACACACACTGAAAGGAGAAGGTCAGCATTTTCTGCTGGGTTCAAGACAAACATCTTAAATGTCTCCCACAGCTGTGCAGACATCTCCTACAAAAAGATCAGACAAGCTCACTCAATAATGTGAAACATTCATTTTTGCAAACCATCTCTAGACAATCATTTGGCTTTTAGCAATTTAGCAAGTTTGGTGCATGCAAGGCAACACTGTATTGATATTCGTGGATCATTCTGCACTTCTTTCTTCTCCACAATTTTTTGTCTTGATTTTAGCCATCTaccatcatcttttttttttttaactttgtaagcttagaaataaaccaataaataaataaaatgcatatttgcatGAACTTGTATACTGAATTGTAATCGGTATTCTCTTACCTATGTCTATTTAATCAGCTTGAGCAACTGTGGAGAAGGTGTCAAGTTATGTGTTGATTCTTGTCCAAAGCCAAAAGAAAATAAGATGTGCATTCATTATCATGACAACGACAATGACAGCTCTTATTGAGCATTTTATTTACACAGCTCCAAAGCCTAAACCCTAAGCTAAAACTTTAACACTACACTTTTGCTGCCTTGCAAGCACAGCTATTTACACTTAAGGAAAATAAAATTACTGTTGTTTCCCTATATGAGGTTAAAACATTCTTAATGCATTTTGCAATAATAAAACAAGGTCCTGCACAAATCAATTGATGCCAAAAAAAGGTCCTTggtaaaagaatagttcacccaaaaaaccATGTCATCATTTTCCTCGCCCTCCTGTTATAGTACTAAACCCATGTGACTGGGTTCAAGGAATATCTTCACATCTCCAATGGAATATTTACCGTTGCAACCAGATAATTATGAGAGCTTACATCAAAAACCAGACCAGTTCAcattatgaatgaatcattcaatttGTTGTGTGAACTGAATTCtctcagtttatttaaaatatgaatcagAGATCACTCCTAAACAAATACTCTCATGAACTCTCATAATGAAACCAGCAAGAATTTTCAGTgcatttgaattatattttggTCTGTTCCTATAAAGCTCAAGAATggcttcagaaaatttggaatatacttctgtgtttcacagaagaaagaagctTTTTCAGGTtgggaacaacatgagggtgagcaaaacaatgacagaattttcattttggaataaatgtttgtttctgaatgtttatcataaacaaacataaaaaaaactgaaacactGGAATCTGTGCTTCTGGGAACAGGACTCTCTACATCACATCTGATAAATCACATTGAGCACTGATGTAAAAACACATCAACAACAACTTTCCTTCTTTGAATCAAGTAGATCGACATCTTGATAAATGTAAGTCTTGATTTCGGGAAACTAAAACCATCAGTATATGAGCTTGCACTTACTGTTCCTTTCTTTCTTACAGCCAAGGCTGGAGTAGGGGCAACTCCTGAAAAAAAGGTACAGTTATCACAGGTGATATTATGGTTCGTGGGGAAAAACAGCTACAAGTCTGTAGCCAGATTAGTTTAAATACACCACTACTAAGAGGAGTCATCGTttcataaattaatttgtgtttacacttaattttctttaaatttctAAAAACTAAATCATCTTCAATTTTACTTTAGCATTTTATTtggtatttgttttatttttaattgattttagcatatcttttattttttaagttaatttaCTGATTGCTTTTTaccattgttttacatttttgtctCTATCACACTCTCAAACACATAAGATACCCACAACAACCTTGCATGCAAAATCTAGACCCACTTCTGCCCCCCAAAGAGGGTCTTCAGTCTCAGGCATCCCCAGCAAAAAGCCCCCAGGCTCCTCAACTCCACCATGTCGCTTTAGCAGTCCAGGTTCCGCAAACTCTGTAAAAACTCCCAACAGTGCAGGAGCAAGAGAGTTCAGGGCCACGGTGAGTACTGCCGCCCATCCCTAACCATCGGCCAAGAGCTTttgttctgtaaaaaaaaagccTGTCAGTGGGTTTGTTTatgaacatttcaaaacattaaggtCCCACATTAATAGGGTCCCTACAAGGGAATTGAATTTACAGCACCTGAAACACTTCACAACATCAACATCCTTATTACCACAGCAGAAagttaacaaatgtatttatgtcATGTTTCGGTGTattattgcatttaattttaaaaataagagaTTTACTATTAGCTGATTCTTGCTTTAATTGTCCATATTTAGGCTGGAGATGCCAAGACGAAGACAGGTGGTGCCAAACCTCAAGGAGTTGGCACCAAAATGACTGGTAAGTGATTTTTAGATGTTCCACATGAATCTTTATTTAGTACCATGAAAAGGAAGGATACTTGGTGACTCAACATTTAATTCCCCTTTCTGACAGTTTGAAAGGGAAATTAAATGTTATGTGAGCCAAGCACTTTCAAGCAATGTAGtcttcaaatttttttttaacaaatttcgcttttttaatgcattcttcCTTGGCATAAGCCCACTCCACATTCAGTACACAATCCACATTCATCGCTGTATGCAAACAAAAGTGCACTGATTATAAATTCATAATATTCTGGAAGTATTTGTGGTTCAGTGTATTCACTGCATGGCAAACTGCAAAAGTGAGCACACCTTCCTGTCATTTCACTGTGCATTACTTAACTAGTGTTCAGGAAGTACACAATATTTGCCTACTAGAAATGGGTTGTGAAACCCCAAGGGAATGATTCTCTGTTTATAGAGAATTCATGTGACTGATTTGTACCACTTTGATTTGTGAAATACAGCTGCTTCACGGATGGAGCAGCGAAAGACAGGACCAGGGTCCATTGAAAGAGGTAAAAAAGCCTCTTTTGTGTGGGAGCCAGTcaaaattttggtaacactttagtatagggaacatgtattcactattaactatgacttttccctcaataaactcctaatttactgcttattaatagtaagctagttgttaagtttagtaTTGTGTatgattaagaatgtagaataaggtcatgcagaataaggcattaatgtgTGCtcaataattactaataaacagccaatattctagtaatatgcatgctaataagcaactagttaaaagaccctaaaataaagtgttatccaAAATTTCTACTGTAAAATACAGCTGTTGGCCAAAAATCTGCACAGCTGAAATAATAAAACTCCACAAAACTCCATGAAAGCTTCTACATATTAACATGCCAAAGAAAGGCTGGAAGGTGAAAACCTTTACTTTAGGATAATTAACTACAGAGTAAATTAAAATCAGAAGagcaaaaacagaagaaaatatTCTGGTCTTCTGTTGTTTTTCACCATCAGCTGACTCACCTAAAACCCCAGACCGTAGTGGTTGCAGCAGCCCGGCCAGTCGGTCCTCCACTCCTGGACAGCAGGTGAAGAAAATAGCGGTGGTGCGCACCCCTCCCAAATCACCTGGTTCATTGAGATCTCGTGCCCCGATCGCTCCTGTTGCACCAATGCCTGACCTGAAGAACGTCAAGTCCAAGATTGGCTCCACTGAGAACCTCAAACACCAACCTGGAGGCGGGAAGGTAATTCTGTCATGCATGTTtggcaacattttttttcaattggCAAAATCACACGTCTGGAAggtctgaaaacaaaaccagcTGGTTGGGACTCTTTTAGTGTGGAATTAAAAGACTCAGACTGGAATGTTTACAGTTTGATACAAGAAAGCTCTAAGGGAAAACTTTGACCCCATCTGTTGGAAGTAGGCCAATCATCATAGATGTTTGAGTGGAGATATCTAGTGGATATTTGGATTCTGAAAGATACTTGACAGAAAAGCCAATAATCAAGCTCATCCATGTTGAAGAAAATTGGTTGTAAATTGAAAGTACGTCaacacagaaaagaaaatgcaCTTTTATGTCTTTAACAGTAGAACCCCTTTGCAGAGCCTGGGATCTGCAGTTCAACTCAAAGCGCAAGGTTAACACTCTTGACTCTCCTTGTCCTTTTCCAGGTGGCTATTGTTCATAAGAAGATCGACTTGTCTAATGTTCAGTCTAGATGTGGATCCAAAGACAATATCAAGCATGTTCCTGGAGGTGGTAATGTGAGTAACTGGTAGGGTTAGAACTCCTTACTCAGAAAAATAGTGTAGTTAGAAGCAGTTAACACTAGATATAGTTGTAAAATAATGTAGAAAATGATAAAGTGAAGAACAACCAATTATAGCATTAAATTTCAGCTGTTTCTGATTGAAAATAGGCCCCCCTACATGACATATCTTGTATAATGGAATTGGACCAGTTCCCTCAGGATATCACTCCATTTATGTTTAAGTTACATGAGATATTCTATTTTTAAATGGTCAAAAATAGGGACTTAAACACCTCAAACTTTGACTATGACTGCTGTATATTTCTAACAGTTTAAAGTATGTAAATCTCTCAAAGACAGTTCTGCACACTGAATGTCAATAGTTAGCTCTTGTAACTAATGAAACCCTGACAAATATCCACAGTCAAAGCTTTTAAGTAGCTCTCCATCTACAAGTCAAGTATTATCTCCCAAACAGCCACACAGTCAAAAAGACAGTGTgatttgtttctatttttaaactgttagaTTATATTAGATTAAAAGAGTTTAGACAAAAgactatttttaaatttaatactAAGCCTAAACATCCACAATTAAAACATccacattttatttgaaagctatattatttatttccttAGTGACCAAAAAGTTtactatttaatatttaaaacataaattatataaatgttacatgtaaacatgtaaGAATTTATATAGTTTAATCATTCCTTTTATCGTATTAactgtattaaagggttagttcacccaaaaatggaaaattctgtcattaattactcactctcatgtcgttccacacccgtaagtccttcgttcatcttcagaacacaaattaagatatttttaatgaaatccgatggctcagtgaggcctgcattaccagcaagttaatttacactttcaatgcccagaaagccactaaagacatatttaaaacagttcatgtgactacagaggttcaaccttaatgttatgaagagacgagaatactttttgtgtgccaaaaaaccccccaaaataacaacttttcaacaatatctagtgatggccgatttcaaaacactgcttcatgaagcttcgaagatttacgaatctttagtttcgaatcagtggttcggatcccgtatcaaactgccaaagtcccgtgaactattgaaatttcgaaacacttatgacgtaacaaagcctcgtttactgaaatcatatgACTTTGGgcctctgaaccactgattcgaaacaaaagattcgtaagtcttcgaagcttcatgaagcagtgttttgaaatcacccatcactagatattgttgaataaagtcattattttgttttttttttggcgcacaaaaagtattcttgtcactttataatattaaggttgaaccactgtactcacatgaactgttttaagtatatttttagtacctttctgggcatttgaaagtgttaattatcttgctgtcaatggaggcctcactgagccatcggattttatcaaaaatatcttaatttgtgttctgaagatgaatgaaagtcttacgggtgtggaacgacatgagggtgagtaattaatgacagaatttttcatttttgggtgaactaaccctttaatgtctcCTAAGTCCTAGTTTTAATCATGTCTGTAAAAGGTGGCTACTAAAATAAACCATTACAATTTGAACTGACTCTGATGGCTTTAGCTATGAGCTGTGCTATTAGATGCCGGAGTTTCATGAAGGTGCCTAGTTCAGGGTCTGCGGCATTCCTTCACAGGAAATGCATTTACGAAAGACATCCATCTAGATGCCTTTGCAAAACTAGGTTCAGTTAATTTGCCTGAATCCCCAGTGTTAGTATCTCCTCTTACCTGGTGTTCTTCTTGGTCCCTTCTGGTGATGCACCTGGATTGCTGACTGGTGTTGCTGTATTGCAGATGTGCTGCTGTGGAGTTTGCATGCATTTACCATAGAGAGAGATGTTTCTTCCACTGTAgagaatggggaaaaaaaattctctgtGGGTGAAGATTGTTAGGGTAGTCTCGGGTAGTCAGATATGCATAATAAACTCCAAGGGATATGGATCTTCACTTGACTGCTTGAATCTGAGCATGTGCGTTATTACAGCGCTTGCAAGGTGTATTTAAATCATCAATCTGTTTTCAAATCCCtcatttctactttttttttttttgcaattctttTTGACTTTAAGATTCTATCCAAACTAGATAATTTCATCCTTTCATCCCCCCCCCCTCTCCCCCTCTCCTAATTGGGATAATTTTAccaaaaatgttgttttgtttccttACAAGCGCTGCTATTGCCTTCAGATGTAAATGTAGTTATATCTGAATTTTGTCTTAGACAGTAAATCAGATATAACATGTTTTTTGCATTACAATCTCTTCCCTCTGTAAGTATATGAGTGATGCATATAATGAGTGAATCTCTTTTCTGACTCAACATCTGGGACAGAGGGGAAATTTTCCATGTCTTGAATCTTATTTGAGAAggtatttacacatttttacatttgatcatGAAAAGACCAAGTGTAAATGCCCTCTATGATGTATACTGATAGAGAGTAATCACTTTTATACCAGATGTGACATCTACTGAGTCTAAATACATATAATATGTAGACTTTACTTCTCCCAAATATAAATACATCACTCCATTACATTTGCAAGAAGTGCAGAAATAGTCATTTGGATTTATATCCAATTTATGGTGGCCTGTCAGTGGTAGCAAGTTTCTTCTCTGTCCCATGAACCCTGTTGTTGTGATTAATGGCCATTTTCCTACTCCAGATCATCAGCTCCTCAGGTGCCCGAGCATGTGGTTCATTTCCTCCTAAACTGCTTTGGTTGATGACTGACTCTTATCTGTTCCTCATGCTTTAGGTTCAGATAGTGCACAAAAAGATCGACCTAAGCAACGTCCAAGCAAAGTGCGGCTCCAAGGAAAACATTCATCACAAACCAGGTGAGATTTCAGTCAGATataaagaaatgtattaaaaatgcatgttaGCACAAATGTGACAACCAACATTGATTACTGtagaaatattataaaatgtttacgcatttaagttttattataCAATTGTTTACAAATTGTAtacaaattatacaaataatacaaaattgtatttaccttATTGGTTTGGAAGTGCCATCCCCAACTTCTTCTTCACCTCCAGTAAACTAAAATCAGAGGGGACAGGTTTGTTTTAAACAGaagttttacacttttatctGTATTTTAGGAGGTGGAAATGTGGAGATCAAATCTGAGAAGTTGGATTTCAAAGCCCAGTCAAAGGTTGGATCTTTGGAGAACATTGGACATGTTCCTCGGGGTGGACAGAAGAGGGTATGTTCTTGACTTTATTAAGCACAGCACCATCACAAGTCTCTAAAGAGTCACAAAATGTGCAATACTGTGTTGAATTATTTGTAATATAGATGTAGAAttacaaaaaattcacaaaaatattacaatgcatAAGACAATGTGTTTCacgatacatttttactttttaatatatatccTTTTATCTGCACTACTCACTTTAAAGTTTCCTTCATGTTTGATCTTGTTATGGTCAGCATGCTTTCTCCTGCTTGGCAGACTTCAATGTACTTTTTTTGCACAGATTTTTGCCAACTTCTTTGAGTTGCCTTTTAGatgtagggtgaattcagggggattgggaaaaagtgtcccaatcaacttAAATTCACCCTACTGTTTTTAATTGGACTGTTTGTTTAAATACAGAATACAAGGTTGGAAAAGCACCTAATCTAG contains:
- the maptb gene encoding microtubule-associated protein tau isoform X22, with the translated sequence MDHQDHMNSGQVGDSPGNNIASGVANMTISDGHQQDMKNGTAAHMGAGDSLVKVHRSLIEETHEPAPEVRAQNLVLDDSEPKSSFDKDVPLAKAGVGATPEKKAGDAKTKTGGAKPQGVGTKMTAASRMEQRKTGPGSIERADSPKTPDRSGCSSPASRSSTPGQQVKKIAVVRTPPKSPGSLRSRAPIAPVAPMPDLKNVKSKIGSTENLKHQPGGGKVQIVHKKIDLSNVQAKCGSKENIHHKPGGGNVEIKSEKLDFKAQSKVGSLENIGHVPRGGQKRIESHKLNFREQAKARTDHGAEIVYKSPNISTDGSPRRLSNVSSSGSINMTDSPQLSTLADEVSASLAKQGL
- the maptb gene encoding microtubule-associated protein tau isoform X24 — protein: MDHQDHMNSGQVGDSPGNNIASGVANMTISDGHQQDMKNGTAAHMGAGDSLVKGRTAEAGEAKAGVGATPEKKAGDAKTKTGGAKPQGVGTKMTAASRMEQRKTGPGSIERADSPKTPDRSGCSSPASRSSTPGQQVKKIAVVRTPPKSPGSLRSRAPIAPVAPMPDLKNVKSKIGSTENLKHQPGGGKVQIVHKKIDLSNVQAKCGSKENIHHKPGGGNVEIKSEKLDFKAQSKVGSLENIGHVPRGGQKRIESHKLNFREQAKARTDHGAEIVYKSPNISTDGSPRRLSNVSSSGSINMTDSPQLSTLADEVSASLAKQGL
- the maptb gene encoding microtubule-associated protein tau isoform X19; this encodes MDHQDHMNSGQVGDSPGNNIASGVANMTISDGHQQDMKNGTAAHMGAGDSLVKGRTAEAGEAKAGVGATPEKKIPTTTLHAKSRPTSAPQRGSSVSGIPSKKPPGSSTPPCRFSSPGSANSVKTPNSAGAREFRATAGDAKTKTGGAKPQGVGTKMTAASRMEQRKTGPGSIERADSPKTPDRSGCSSPASRSSTPGQQVKKIAVVRTPPKSPGSLRSRAPIAPVAPMPDLKNVKSKIGSTENLKHQPGGGKVQIVHKKIDLSNVQAKCGSKENIHHKPGGGNVEIKSEKLDFKAQSKVGSLENIGHVPRGGQKRIESHKLNFREQAKARTDHGAEIVYKSPNISTDGSPRRLSNVSSSGSINMTDSPQLSTLADEVSASLAKQGL
- the maptb gene encoding microtubule-associated protein tau isoform X17, with product MDHQDHMNSGQVGDSPGNNIASGVANMTISDGHQQDMKNGTAAHMGAGDSLVKVHRSLIEETHEPAPEVRAQNLVLDDSEPKSSFDKDVPLAKAGVGATPEKKIPTTTLHAKSRPTSAPQRGSSVSGIPSKKPPGSSTPPCRFSSPGSANSVKTPNSAGAREFRATAGDAKTKTGGAKPQGVGTKMTAASRMEQRKTGPGSIERADSPKTPDRSGCSSPASRSSTPGQQVKKIAVVRTPPKSPGSLRSRAPIAPVAPMPDLKNVKSKIGSTENLKHQPGGGKVQIVHKKIDLSNVQAKCGSKENIHHKPGGGNVEIKSEKLDFKAQSKVGSLENIGHVPRGGQKRIESHKLNFREQAKARTDHGAEIVYKSPNISTDGSPRRLSNVSSSGSINMTDSPQLSTLADEVSASLAKQGL
- the maptb gene encoding microtubule-associated protein tau isoform X16, translated to MDHQDHMNSGQVGDSPGNNIASGVANMTISDGHQQDMKNGTAAHMGAGDSLVKEETHEPAPEVRAQNLVLDDSEPKSSFDKDVPLGRTAEAGEAKAGVGATPEKKIPTTTLHAKSRPTSAPQRGSSVSGIPSKKPPGSSTPPCRFSSPGSANSVKTPNSAGAREFRATAGDAKTKTGGAKPQGVGTKMTAASRMEQRKTGPGSIERADSPKTPDRSGCSSPASRSSTPGQQVKKIAVVRTPPKSPGSLRSRAPIAPVAPMPDLKNVKSKIGSTENLKHQPGGGKVQIVHKKIDLSNVQAKCGSKENIHHKPGGGNVEIKSEKLDFKAQSKVGSLENIGHVPRGGQKRIESHKLNFREQAKARTDHGAEIVYKSPNISTDGSPRRLSNVSSSGSINMTDSPQLSTLADEVSASLAKQGL
- the maptb gene encoding microtubule-associated protein tau isoform X20, with translation MDHQDHMNSGQVGDSPGNNIASGVANMTISDGHQQDMKNGTAAHMGAGDSLVKAKAGVGATPEKKIPTTTLHAKSRPTSAPQRGSSVSGIPSKKPPGSSTPPCRFSSPGSANSVKTPNSAGAREFRATAGDAKTKTGGAKPQGVGTKMTAASRMEQRKTGPGSIERADSPKTPDRSGCSSPASRSSTPGQQVKKIAVVRTPPKSPGSLRSRAPIAPVAPMPDLKNVKSKIGSTENLKHQPGGGKVQIVHKKIDLSNVQAKCGSKENIHHKPGGGNVEIKSEKLDFKAQSKVGSLENIGHVPRGGQKRIESHKLNFREQAKARTDHGAEIVYKSPNISTDGSPRRLSNVSSSGSINMTDSPQLSTLADEVSASLAKQGL
- the maptb gene encoding microtubule-associated protein tau isoform X15 — its product is MDHQDHMNSGQVGDSPGNNIASGVANMTISDGHQQDMKNGTAAHMGAGDSLVKVHRSLIEETHEPAPEVRAQNLVLDDSEPKSSFDKDVPLGRTAEAGEAKAGVGATPEKKIPTTTLHAKSRPTSAPQRGSSVSGIPSKKPPGSSTPPCRFSSPGSANSVKTPNSAGAREFRATAGDAKTKTGGAKPQGVGTKMTAASRMEQRKTGPGSIERADSPKTPDRSGCSSPASRSSTPGQQVKKIAVVRTPPKSPGSLRSRAPIAPVAPMPDLKNVKSKIGSTENLKHQPGGGKVQIVHKKIDLSNVQAKCGSKENIHHKPGGGNVEIKSEKLDFKAQSKVGSLENIGHVPRGGQKRIESHKLNFREQAKARTDHGAEIVYKSPNISTDGSPRRLSNVSSSGSINMTDSPQLSTLADEVSASLAKQGL
- the maptb gene encoding microtubule-associated protein tau isoform X23 yields the protein MDHQDHMNSGQVGDSPGNNIASGVANMTISDGHQQDMKNGTAAHMGAGDSLVKVHRSLIEETHEPAPEVRAQNLVLDDSEPKSSFDKDVPLGRTAEAGEAKAGVGATPEKKAGDAKTKTGGAKPQGVGTKMTADSPKTPDRSGCSSPASRSSTPGQQVKKIAVVRTPPKSPGSLRSRAPIAPVAPMPDLKNVKSKIGSTENLKHQPGGGKVQIVHKKIDLSNVQAKCGSKENIHHKPGGGNVEIKSEKLDFKAQSKVGSLENIGHVPRGGQKRIESHKLNFREQAKARTDHGAEIVYKSPNISTDGSPRRLSNVSSSGSINMTDSPQLSTLADEVSASLAKQGL
- the maptb gene encoding microtubule-associated protein tau isoform X18 encodes the protein MDHQDHMNSGQVGDSPGNNIASGVANMTISDGHQQDMKNGTAAHMGAGDSLVKEETHEPAPEVRAQNLVLDDSEPKSSFDKDVPLAKAGVGATPEKKIPTTTLHAKSRPTSAPQRGSSVSGIPSKKPPGSSTPPCRFSSPGSANSVKTPNSAGAREFRATAGDAKTKTGGAKPQGVGTKMTAASRMEQRKTGPGSIERADSPKTPDRSGCSSPASRSSTPGQQVKKIAVVRTPPKSPGSLRSRAPIAPVAPMPDLKNVKSKIGSTENLKHQPGGGKVQIVHKKIDLSNVQAKCGSKENIHHKPGGGNVEIKSEKLDFKAQSKVGSLENIGHVPRGGQKRIESHKLNFREQAKARTDHGAEIVYKSPNISTDGSPRRLSNVSSSGSINMTDSPQLSTLADEVSASLAKQGL
- the maptb gene encoding microtubule-associated protein tau isoform X26, with amino-acid sequence MDHQDHMNSGQVGDSPGNNIASGVANMTISDGHQQDMKNGTAAHMGAGDSLVKGRTAEAGEAKAGVGATPEKKAGDAKTKTGGAKPQGVGTKMTADSPKTPDRSGCSSPASRSSTPGQQVKKIAVVRTPPKSPGSLRSRAPIAPVAPMPDLKNVKSKIGSTENLKHQPGGGKVQIVHKKIDLSNVQAKCGSKENIHHKPGGGNVEIKSEKLDFKAQSKVGSLENIGHVPRGGQKRIESHKLNFREQAKARTDHGAEIVYKSPNISTDGSPRRLSNVSSSGSINMTDSPQLSTLADEVSASLAKQGL
- the maptb gene encoding microtubule-associated protein tau isoform X25, translating into MDHQDHMNSGQVGDSPGNNIASGVANMTISDGHQQDMKNGTAAHMGAGDSLVKAKAGVGATPEKKAGDAKTKTGGAKPQGVGTKMTAASRMEQRKTGPGSIERADSPKTPDRSGCSSPASRSSTPGQQVKKIAVVRTPPKSPGSLRSRAPIAPVAPMPDLKNVKSKIGSTENLKHQPGGGKVQIVHKKIDLSNVQAKCGSKENIHHKPGGGNVEIKSEKLDFKAQSKVGSLENIGHVPRGGQKRIESHKLNFREQAKARTDHGAEIVYKSPNISTDGSPRRLSNVSSSGSINMTDSPQLSTLADEVSASLAKQGL
- the maptb gene encoding microtubule-associated protein tau isoform X21 encodes the protein MDHQDHMNSGQVGDSPGNNIASGVANMTISDGHQQDMKNGTAAHMGAGDSLVKVHRSLIEETHEPAPEVRAQNLVLDDSEPKSSFDKDVPLGRTAEAGEAKAGVGATPEKKAGDAKTKTGGAKPQGVGTKMTAASRMEQRKTGPGSIERADSPKTPDRSGCSSPASRSSTPGQQVKKIAVVRTPPKSPGSLRSRAPIAPVAPMPDLKNVKSKIGSTENLKHQPGGGKVQIVHKKIDLSNVQAKCGSKENIHHKPGGGNVEIKSEKLDFKAQSKVGSLENIGHVPRGGQKRIESHKLNFREQAKARTDHGAEIVYKSPNISTDGSPRRLSNVSSSGSINMTDSPQLSTLADEVSASLAKQGL